The following coding sequences are from one Alosa alosa isolate M-15738 ecotype Scorff River chromosome 3, AALO_Geno_1.1, whole genome shotgun sequence window:
- the LOC125292703 gene encoding gamma-crystallin M3-like: MGRIIFYEDKNFQGRSYETSSDCAELTSYLSRCNSCRVESGCFMVYERPNYMGHQMLARRGDYPDNQRLMGMSMSDCIRSCRMIPMHRGSFRMRIFERENFGGQMHELMDDCDSIQERFRMSDCQSCNVMDGHWLMHEQPNYRGRMMYVRPGEYRSFRDMGMGPMRIGSIKRIMESC; the protein is encoded by the exons atgggcAGG ATCATCTTCTACGAGGACAAGAACTTCCAGGGTCGCTCCTATGAGACCAGCAGCGACTGTGCTGAGCTGACCTCATACCTCAGCCGCTGCAACTCCTGCAGAGTTGAGAGTGGCTGCTTCATGGTGTATGAGCGCCCCAACTACATGGGCCACCAGATGCTGGCTAGGAGAGGAGACTATCCTGACAACCAGAGACTGATGGGCATGAGCATGAGCGACTGCATCAGATCCTGCCGCATGATCCCCATG CACAGAGGAAGCTTCCGCATGAGGATTTTCGAGAGGGAGAACTTTGGTGGACAAATGCACGAGCTGATGGATGACTGTGACTCCATCCAGGAGCGTTTCCGCATGTCTGACTGCCAGTCCTGCAATGTGATGGATGGCCACTGGCTGATGCACGAGCAGCCCAACTACAGGGGCAGGATGATGTATGTGAGGCCTGGAGAGTACAGGAGCTTCAGGGACATGGGAATGGGCCCTATGAGGATTGGGTCTATTAAACGTATCATGGAGTCCTGTTAA